One Lentibacillus cibarius DNA window includes the following coding sequences:
- a CDS encoding response regulator transcription factor, whose protein sequence is MFTIMLIEDDETLSQEVKERLSQWSYNVVGVVDFGNVLEEFTVSKPDLVIIDIQLPKFDGFHWCRLIRSHSNVPIIFLSSRDHPTDMVMSMQLGADDFVQKPFHFDVLIAKIQATLRRVYNYNTDTKLELKTWCGATIDFVKGTVSRDQKVIDLTKNEMYILKVLIERKNDIVTREELITSLWDDDRFVSDNTLTVNINRLRKKLTELGLGDAIETKVGQGYVAKEETTR, encoded by the coding sequence TTGTTTACAATAATGCTGATTGAAGATGATGAGACATTATCTCAGGAAGTGAAAGAAAGGTTGTCTCAATGGTCTTATAACGTGGTTGGGGTCGTGGATTTTGGTAATGTGCTTGAGGAATTCACGGTGAGTAAACCGGATTTGGTCATTATTGACATTCAATTGCCGAAGTTCGATGGTTTTCACTGGTGCCGATTGATCCGGTCACATTCAAACGTGCCAATCATCTTCCTTTCATCGCGGGATCACCCGACGGATATGGTGATGTCCATGCAGCTCGGTGCGGATGATTTCGTCCAGAAGCCGTTTCACTTTGATGTGTTGATTGCAAAAATCCAGGCGACTTTGAGGCGGGTATATAATTATAATACGGATACCAAGCTGGAGTTAAAAACGTGGTGCGGGGCAACGATTGATTTTGTGAAGGGTACGGTTTCCCGTGATCAGAAAGTAATTGATCTCACGAAAAATGAGATGTATATATTAAAGGTTTTGATTGAAAGGAAAAATGACATTGTGACACGGGAGGAACTGATTACAAGCCTCTGGGATGACGACCGATTTGTGAGTGACAACACGCTTACTGTGAACATCAATCGTCTGCGGAAAAAATTGACTGAATTGGGGCTGGGTGATGCGATTGAAACCAAAGTCGGACAAGGCTATGTCGCAAAGGAAGAGACAACAAGATGA
- a CDS encoding ISLre2 family transposase → MKDIISALTMKELEQITYRALQESFSQVMAQTLQEIDEAIASERDKQRFYLKDKRTLKFESVFGQVELKRNYYQDKETGKYVYLLDQYLAFDGTKGMSPVVQDLAIELAVTGVSYRQAGKAMEKLLGYPVISHEGIRQQLLNTEVVPEESVPLEQDVVFVEVDGLYTKSQEKKKKGKEIKIASVHQGWEMNGKRAKLIEKRHFIHEGNLPFWEEFEQYLMATYEYDPTRHHLVINGDGAKWITSCRDHFQHNATFVIDRFHVARDVQRLFRGHSRYRSIRKKLASYDWEGFMVELNSAVGTLENEKKEERLEELIAQLSQYPEALGDYREKLKERGIDTTGFRPMGSAEGTMSVFARRLKNGRSWSDKGLDKFIDIMVALKDNLEIKTLQGILEQTQELIQESKEEKPPKHFVEKLKESAAEATRNNLGYLKQAIGKPITDALKGLRGI, encoded by the coding sequence ATGAAAGATATCATATCTGCGCTTACAATGAAAGAATTAGAACAAATTACATACCGTGCATTGCAGGAAAGTTTTTCTCAGGTGATGGCACAGACGCTACAGGAAATAGATGAGGCGATTGCTTCAGAAAGGGATAAGCAACGATTTTATTTGAAGGATAAAAGAACATTAAAGTTTGAGTCCGTCTTTGGGCAGGTGGAACTGAAAAGAAATTATTATCAAGATAAAGAGACGGGAAAGTATGTCTATTTATTGGATCAGTATTTAGCTTTTGACGGCACAAAGGGAATGAGTCCGGTGGTGCAAGATTTGGCTATTGAACTGGCTGTAACAGGCGTTTCCTATCGACAGGCTGGGAAGGCAATGGAGAAGCTTTTGGGCTACCCTGTCATTAGTCATGAAGGTATACGCCAGCAGCTTTTGAATACGGAGGTTGTGCCGGAAGAGTCAGTGCCACTCGAACAGGATGTTGTATTCGTGGAGGTGGACGGGCTTTATACGAAAAGCCAAGAGAAAAAGAAAAAAGGCAAGGAAATTAAGATTGCCAGTGTGCATCAGGGCTGGGAAATGAATGGTAAACGAGCAAAGCTGATAGAGAAGCGACATTTCATTCATGAAGGAAATCTGCCGTTCTGGGAAGAATTTGAGCAGTATCTAATGGCTACTTATGAGTATGATCCGACCAGGCACCACCTCGTTATTAATGGGGATGGAGCGAAGTGGATCACATCCTGCCGGGATCATTTCCAGCATAATGCGACCTTTGTCATCGACCGTTTTCATGTTGCCCGGGATGTGCAGCGTTTGTTTCGGGGTCATTCAAGATACCGCTCCATCCGAAAGAAACTAGCAAGCTATGACTGGGAAGGTTTCATGGTGGAATTAAACAGTGCGGTGGGTACGCTTGAAAATGAAAAGAAGGAAGAACGGCTGGAAGAGTTAATTGCCCAGCTTTCCCAATATCCAGAGGCACTGGGAGATTACCGTGAAAAACTAAAAGAGAGGGGCATAGATACAACAGGATTCCGCCCGATGGGGAGTGCAGAGGGAACGATGAGTGTGTTCGCTAGAAGGCTCAAAAACGGGCGTAGTTGGAGTGATAAAGGGCTTGATAAATTCATCGATATCATGGTTGCCCTCAAAGATAATCTGGAGATAAAAACGCTGCAGGGGATACTTGAACAGACGCAGGAATTAATACAGGAAAGCAAAGAAGAAAAGCCGCCTAAACACTTTGTAGAAAAGCTAAAAGAAAGTGCTGCAGAAGCAACACGCAACAATCTGGGTTATCTCAAGCAGGCTATCGGGAAACCAATTACAGACGCATTAAAAGGATTACGGGGAATTTGA
- the istB gene encoding IS21-like element helper ATPase IstB has translation MNERIQIYCKKLKLGRIGDIYDQIEAETYEEFLLHCLEKEVQAQEHNKVQRLIKKAGFSQLKTLEDYDESWAPELPSTVTMDALKDLFFLENQQNVMMVGSVGTGKSHLSTALGVEACRRGKEVRFYRVNDLVSKLLEKHRNGTLHRFMQGFRKAELIILDELGFVPFHKDGSELLFSLIAECYENISVIVTSNLEFGQWNTIFGDKRLTAAIMDRLVHHAHIITFAGESYRLTNALSKSKTLE, from the coding sequence ATGAACGAACGCATTCAGATTTACTGTAAAAAGCTGAAACTGGGACGTATCGGCGACATTTATGATCAAATCGAGGCCGAGACATATGAAGAGTTCCTTCTGCATTGTTTGGAAAAAGAGGTGCAGGCACAAGAACATAATAAAGTGCAGCGTTTAATCAAAAAGGCTGGCTTCAGCCAGCTGAAGACGTTGGAGGATTATGATGAGTCCTGGGCACCGGAACTTCCTTCAACGGTTACCATGGATGCCCTGAAGGACTTATTCTTCCTGGAAAACCAACAAAATGTCATGATGGTGGGTTCTGTGGGGACGGGAAAATCGCATCTGTCCACCGCATTAGGGGTTGAAGCGTGCCGGAGAGGAAAAGAGGTGAGATTTTATCGCGTAAACGACCTTGTTTCCAAGCTACTGGAAAAGCACCGTAACGGGACATTGCATCGATTTATGCAGGGATTCCGGAAAGCCGAATTGATCATCTTGGATGAACTCGGTTTTGTGCCCTTTCATAAAGACGGTTCTGAATTGCTTTTCAGCTTGATTGCCGAGTGTTATGAAAACATAAGCGTGATCGTTACCTCCAACTTGGAATTTGGGCAATGGAACACGATATTTGGCGATAAGCGTCTCACAGCGGCTATTATGGACCGGCTTGTACATCACGCTCATATCATCACCTTCGCAGGTGAGAGCTATCGACTAACAAATGCTTTGTCAAAAAGTAAAACACTTGAATAA
- the istA gene encoding IS21 family transposase: MLAMAQVNYINFLREEEGLSINSLANRLGINWRTAKKYGDREDWSPEIKKRIKRYPILGPYLDIIEAWLTEDLSRKRKQRHTNIRIYQRLRDECGYTGGVRTVTGYVSKRKKALAQDEKKTYSELIHPGGEAQVDFGTTEVIYDGKWLQVKYLVMSFPYSNGAFLVVLPRENITCFLEGLKQLFTLAGGVPRKLWFDNLSAAVVKIKGHGERDLTEMFQRFKLHYRFEAVFCNPRAGYEKGNVENKVGTSRRNWFVPIPVMTSWKQINQEMRQKAEEAMEKEHYKHNQSVRSLWEEEQTKLLELPRDSFEVVCFETTKLDKYGKIHLDQERLQVPGGSAQQLVSLKIYWDRLEVLNETYETLATLPRPFSLKQQEIDWMQELKQVLHKPKAVPYTMVYSALPETLKRYLSVTDLPHRKRRMGCLIQWLGDGYHVDQITIALDHISTGLWGEEGIVYQELYRTIRPEAPDYLEESYTPSNLRDYEPALDAYNALMGGRS, from the coding sequence ATGCTAGCAATGGCTCAAGTTAACTATATCAATTTTTTACGGGAGGAGGAAGGGCTATCCATCAATTCCCTGGCAAATCGGCTCGGCATTAATTGGCGAACCGCCAAGAAGTACGGGGATCGGGAGGATTGGAGTCCGGAAATCAAGAAACGAATCAAACGTTATCCGATTCTGGGCCCTTATTTGGATATTATCGAAGCTTGGCTGACGGAGGACCTGTCCCGGAAACGAAAACAGCGTCACACGAACATTCGTATTTACCAGCGTCTTCGTGATGAATGCGGTTATACCGGAGGAGTTCGCACCGTTACAGGCTACGTCTCCAAGCGAAAGAAGGCATTGGCCCAAGATGAGAAGAAAACCTACAGTGAGTTGATTCATCCCGGAGGTGAGGCCCAGGTAGACTTTGGCACTACGGAGGTTATTTACGATGGCAAATGGCTTCAGGTCAAATACCTCGTGATGTCCTTTCCATACAGTAACGGTGCTTTTTTGGTGGTGTTACCCAGAGAGAATATCACTTGTTTCCTGGAAGGGCTCAAGCAGCTTTTCACACTGGCAGGAGGCGTTCCGCGTAAATTATGGTTTGACAATCTATCGGCCGCAGTCGTGAAGATCAAAGGCCATGGCGAACGTGATTTAACCGAGATGTTCCAACGTTTCAAACTTCATTACCGGTTTGAGGCTGTCTTCTGTAATCCGAGGGCCGGCTATGAAAAGGGAAATGTGGAAAATAAAGTCGGAACAAGTAGGCGGAATTGGTTTGTGCCCATTCCCGTCATGACGTCTTGGAAACAGATTAATCAAGAGATGAGACAAAAAGCCGAGGAAGCGATGGAAAAGGAGCATTACAAACATAACCAATCTGTCCGTTCCCTGTGGGAAGAAGAACAAACGAAGCTTTTGGAGTTACCTCGGGATTCGTTTGAGGTTGTTTGCTTCGAAACAACGAAACTAGATAAATATGGCAAGATTCACTTGGATCAGGAGCGCCTTCAGGTTCCTGGAGGAAGCGCTCAGCAGCTTGTTTCACTCAAAATATATTGGGACCGTTTGGAAGTCCTGAATGAAACGTATGAAACATTGGCTACTCTCCCGCGTCCGTTCAGCCTGAAACAGCAGGAAATCGACTGGATGCAGGAATTAAAACAAGTGTTGCATAAGCCGAAGGCGGTTCCTTACACGATGGTTTACTCAGCACTCCCTGAAACGCTGAAGCGATACTTGAGTGTGACTGATCTTCCCCATCGAAAAAGGCGAATGGGGTGCCTCATTCAATGGCTGGGCGACGGATACCATGTGGATCAGATTACCATAGCCCTTGACCATATATCCACTGGACTTTGGGGCGAAGAAGGCATTGTCTATCAGGAATTGTATCGTACAATACGTCCGGAAGCACCGGACTATCTGGAGGAATCCTATACACCTTCCAATTTAAGGGATTACGAACCGGCTCTGGATGCGTATAACGCGCTCATGGGAGGTAGGTCATAA